A DNA window from Helianthus annuus cultivar XRQ/B chromosome 15, HanXRQr2.0-SUNRISE, whole genome shotgun sequence contains the following coding sequences:
- the LOC110912622 gene encoding uncharacterized protein LOC110912622, with protein sequence MATNTPVRKPHTSTADLLTWPENSAFDSPATASAARSHQPSDGISKVVFGGQVTDEEVESLNKRKPVSGYKLKEITGSGIFAASGEDNVEEADAANPTQNNKTGLRMYQQTVAGISHISFGEEESVSPKKALSEAKQRELSGTLDSESDSKLKKQFSNAKNKELSGHNIFAPPPEIQPRPLAARALALRESISIGESAPNNTNAEEHVIKTAKKIPSQKFTELSGNNIFKGDEAPASAEKPLSSAKLREMSGSNIFADGKAESRDYLGGVRKPPGGESSIALV encoded by the exons ATGGCGACCAACACGCCGGTCAGAAAACCTCACACTTCCACTGCAGATCTGTTAACCTGGCCGGaaaattccgcctttgattcgccCGCCACCGCCTCTGCTGCTCGCTCTCATCAG CCATCGGATGGGATCAGTAAGGTGGTGTTTGGAGGTCAGGTTACCGATGAAGAAGTTGAGAGCTTGAACAAGAG GAAACCTGTTTCAGGGTACAAGTTAAAGGAGATTACCGGCAGTGGCATATTTGCAGCCAGTGGAGAGGATAATGTTGAAGAAGCAGATGCTGCTAATCCCACCCAAAATAATAAAACTGGATTACGAATGTATCAG CAAACCGTTGCTGGGATCAGTCACATTTCATTTGGTGAAGAAGAATCAGTGTCTCCTAAAAAGGCACTTTCTGAAGCTAAGCAGCGGGAGCTAAGTGGTACATTAGATAGCGAGTCTGATTCAAAATTGAAAAAACAGTTTTCAAATGCAAAGAACAAGGAGCTCAGTGGACATAACATTTTTGCACCGCCACCAGAAATTCAACCCCGCCCATTGGCCGCTCGTGCATTGGCATTAAGAGAAAGCATAAGCATTGGTGAATCTGCTCCAAATAAT ACAAATGCTGAAGAACACGTGATCAAGACGGCAAAGAAGATCCCGAGCCAGAAGTTCACAGAGCTTTCAGGAAACAATATTTTCAAAGGCGACGAGGCCCCAGCATCAGCAGAAAAGCCGCTGAGCTCAGCAAAGCTTCGGGAAATGAGTGGAAGTAACATCTTTGCTGATGGGAAAGCAGAATCTAGAGACTATCTAGGTGGTGTTCGCAAGCCGCCAGGTGGCGAGAGCAGCATCGCATTGGTTTAG